The DNA region CGCCACCCCGATAATAAACCGGTGCAGGGGGAGCCCCAGAAGCAGCCCCGCAGCGGCGCCGGTGATGCTGAGGACAGAGATCTCCCGGAAGATATAGGCTGCAGCCTCGTTCCGGTGGAAGCCCAGTACCCTGAGGGTTGCCAGCTCCCGGCTGCGCTCGTTGATGTTAATATACGTGAGGTTGTAGAGCACAATGATCGCAAGCCCTCCGGCAGCGGCGATGAGGAGCAGCACCACATAATTGATGCTGGTTAAAAGGTTGTTATAAGCTTTCTGCATCTGGGAGGTAAATTCGGCGCCACTGACAAGATCGCTTTCCAGGACCCTCCGGGTGATTTCATCCTGCCCCGCAAGGTCCCTGACCCCGGTATTCACCAACAGGGTTCCGTAGGAGAGGCTGCCGCCGAAAGCATCCTGGTACGCCCCGGAACCGAGGTAAAGGTAATTACCCACATAGTTTTCAGTAAATCCCGTGAGGGCGATCTCTGCCCTTCTGCCTTCGGCATTTTCCAGGGTAAAGGTTTCCCCCGGTGAGAGCCCCAGAACTTCCGCCATTTTTTCGGTGATAAGCGCCGATTCAGCAGTAAAACTAATGGGCGACCCGGTACGGCGATTTTTCAGGCCGATAAAATTCCCCAATGCCCCACTGTCTTTGGGAATAAAAACAGAAGCACTAATCCTATCGCTGCCCTTTATCACATAGCCGTTACTGATATACACTTCTGCATAGCCCCCGCTTTGCGTTGCATTGGTGTGGGCCAGATAGGCATGGACAAGCTCCTCCCCCGCCCCAAACCCTGCTTCTTCCAGTTCCAGCCGCAGGTCGTATTTCAGGATGTCCTCAAACTGGTTGCGGGCTATGTTGACAATAGAATCCCTGAGGCCGAAGCCGGTGAGCATCAGGGCGGTGCAGCCGGCTATGCCTATCACGGTCATGAAGAAGTGTTTCTTATACCGCATCAGGTTCCGGGCGGTTACCTTGTGGGTGAATTTCATGGGCACCCAGATGAAGGGCAGGAATTCCAGAAAGATCCGTTTTCCAGCCCGGGGAGGACGGGGCCTCAGTAAAGCTGCTGGTTTTTCCCAGAGGGAACTGTAGCTGGCATAGATCGTGGCGCCCATGGTGCAGATCAGCACCGCGCCGCAGGCGATAAGGCCGAAGGGCCAATTAAATTCCGTAACCAGCGGGGGCAGCCGGTACATGGTGCCGAAGGCGCTGTAGATGATCATGGGGAGCCCCCAAAACCCGCTGACCATGCCCAGGGCTGAACCCAGCACACCGGTCAGGCTGCAGTAGATAAGGTATTTGGCGGCGATAATCCGTTTCTGGTAACCCAGGGCTTTTAATGCCCCTATCTGGGTACGTTCTTCCTCCACCATTCTGGTCATGGTGGTAAGGGCCACCAGAGCCGCTACGAGCAGAAAAAATACCGGAAACACCCGGGCCAGGTCGGCGATCTTTTCGGCATTGGCCCTGAAATTGGCGCACCCTACATTGGAATTGCGGTCCAGCACATACCACTGGGGCAGGTCAATAGTAATAGTGCCGACCTGCCGCTGGGCATCCAGGAGCCCTTCCTCCCCCTCCCGGAGCATACGCTCCGCCCTGATCCGGGCGGCATTGTACTCCCCTTCCCCGGCGCTCAGTTCCTCCCGGGCCTCCAGCAGTTCCAGCCATCCTGCCTCTATCTCCGCTTCCCCTGCATCAAGTTCCGCTTCCGCCTTGGCAAACCCTTCCCGGGCCCGGACACGGCCCTGCTCAAGCTCCGCCCGGCCTTGGCGCAGTTCCCGTTCCTTGGCCGCTACCAGGGCGCTTCCATCTTCCCATTCCTTCAAGCCCTGATCGTACTGGGCAACCCCTTCCCGGCCCTGACGGGTGGCCATCCTGGCCCGGGATACCCGGGTCTTCTCCACCTCATCCCGCGCTGCATCCAGCCGGGTCTTAGCCTCAGCCAGGGTCCGACCTGCAGCGGCCAGTTCGGCTTCTCCATTTCTGAGCAGTATTTCTGCGTCATCCATTTCCTTTTTCACCCGGGCCTGTTCCAGGGCCAGGGTTTCCCGACCCCGGGCGATACCCTCCTCACCTTCTGCAAGTTCCACTTCCCCCCGCTCAATTTCCAAAGCCCCTTCATCCAGTTTTTGCCGAGCCGCGGCCAGTTCCCTCAGGGCGGTAACCCGGCCCTGCTCATATTCGTCGCTGCCCTGGTTGATTGCATCCCGGCCACGAGACCGGGCTTCGGTGAGTATCTCCTCATAGCGTATCCGTGACCGCTCGGTTCCCAGGGTTTCGATAGCAATCCTGGCGGCGTCCACAGCCTTCTGGTAGGGGTCCGTAAAGGCCCTGAGCGGGCGAGCATCTTTCAGGGTAATATAGAGGTCGGTCCAAACCGGAAGGGCAAAACTGGTATCCCGGGCATAGATGGCAGTCCCCAACCTGCCGTTTCCAACCCCCGTAGGTTCCCGCTCAAAGGAAATAAACAGGGGGTTTTTCACTATTCCGGTAACAGTATAACTGTTAACATGGTAGATTTTCTGTTCTTCATCTAAAATGGGGGCAGGGGGAATAATGGTAAAAATCGTGTCTATGGGAAATTCCTCAAAATATCCGCCCCCCTGCTGGACCAGGCATTCATCGTCCGCTTCGGGGAAACGGCCTGCAACAAGTTCCAGGCGATTGACGAAGCCTTTGTCCCGGGCTGCTTCCAGGGGGAGCCCGTAGATGCGGGCGGTGATCAGCTCCTCGCCGCGGGAAGCGCCGCTTTCGGCCGGAACGGCGGAAGTTCCGCTGGCCCGGACCAGGGTATCCATGGCATAGGCCGGGAGTACCAGGCTGATTTCTTCCAAGGCTTCCAGCGCCCGGACATCGTCCCCGGTGACACCCATGGTCGCCTTGATGAAGATATCCATCATATTGGTTTCGTCAAAATATCGGTCCAGGGAAAGTTTCATGTCCGGAGTGG from Treponema primitia ZAS-2 includes:
- a CDS encoding ABC transporter permease, with amino-acid sequence MRPFGKTYIKTILREIRGSFSRFVAIFAIVALGVGFLAGLLATTPDMKLSLDRYFDETNMMDIFIKATMGVTGDDVRALEALEEISLVLPAYAMDTLVRASGTSAVPAESGASRGEELITARIYGLPLEAARDKGFVNRLELVAGRFPEADDECLVQQGGGYFEEFPIDTIFTIIPPAPILDEEQKIYHVNSYTVTGIVKNPLFISFEREPTGVGNGRLGTAIYARDTSFALPVWTDLYITLKDARPLRAFTDPYQKAVDAARIAIETLGTERSRIRYEEILTEARSRGRDAINQGSDEYEQGRVTALRELAAARQKLDEGALEIERGEVELAEGEEGIARGRETLALEQARVKKEMDDAEILLRNGEAELAAAGRTLAEAKTRLDAARDEVEKTRVSRARMATRQGREGVAQYDQGLKEWEDGSALVAAKERELRQGRAELEQGRVRAREGFAKAEAELDAGEAEIEAGWLELLEAREELSAGEGEYNAARIRAERMLREGEEGLLDAQRQVGTITIDLPQWYVLDRNSNVGCANFRANAEKIADLARVFPVFFLLVAALVALTTMTRMVEEERTQIGALKALGYQKRIIAAKYLIYCSLTGVLGSALGMVSGFWGLPMIIYSAFGTMYRLPPLVTEFNWPFGLIACGAVLICTMGATIYASYSSLWEKPAALLRPRPPRAGKRIFLEFLPFIWVPMKFTHKVTARNLMRYKKHFFMTVIGIAGCTALMLTGFGLRDSIVNIARNQFEDILKYDLRLELEEAGFGAGEELVHAYLAHTNATQSGGYAEVYISNGYVIKGSDRISASVFIPKDSGALGNFIGLKNRRTGSPISFTAESALITEKMAEVLGLSPGETFTLENAEGRRAEIALTGFTENYVGNYLYLGSGAYQDAFGGSLSYGTLLVNTGVRDLAGQDEITRRVLESDLVSGAEFTSQMQKAYNNLLTSINYVVLLLIAAAGGLAIIVLYNLTYININERSRELATLRVLGFHRNEAAAYIFREISVLSITGAAAGLLLGLPLHRFIIGVAENTDLMFGRKIAPLSFVFSAIITLGFSVLVDILMLGKIRRIKMAESMKALD